The Prionailurus viverrinus isolate Anna chromosome B4, UM_Priviv_1.0, whole genome shotgun sequence genome has a window encoding:
- the LOC125169841 gene encoding cationic amino acid transporter 3-like — protein MLCQAFHRFCQKLIRRRILQQDMAEAAPTRSLSTLDLVALGLGHTVGVGVYVLACEVASNQAGPSTMICFLMAGLSSVLAGLCFAEFGARVPYSGSAYLYSYVTVGELWAFITGWNLILFFVAGIAIVSCAWTLVFDNLPGNEISQTLRESISPHVPHVFVEYLDFFVVGLVLLFIGLLTLRNSEIFLVTKVFTLLKILVLVFFITSGFIKGDLHNWKLTEADYVKAGFNDTSSLGTLGSGRFVPFGFEGILRGAATCFYAFIGFDNIVTRVKEVQNHQRSIPMGIVISLFISSLMYFGVSAALTLMVPYYKIQPGSTLPEAFLLIGWAPAYYVIAFGFLCSLSASLLGFMFPIRQVIHVMVKDGLLFPVLARIHTGTYTRIVATVIFGIIAAIMTFFFGLTDLVDLRSIVTLLTYSLVAVSVLILRYQPEMQNEGNKTEVQEDNRPSAEQLTLQGLFFPCSSTPTPLSGRIVRVYSSLLALLLTLLCLVLARWPVLLSGDPLWISVVVVLLVLITGLTGVIWRQPQSSSPLYFKVPALPLLPLLSIFMNIYLMMQMTAATWARFAVWMLIGFAIYFSYGIQHSRVA, from the coding sequence ATGCTATGTCAGGCATTTCACAGATTTTGTCAAAAGCTGATACGCAGACGTATCCTGCAGCAAGACATGGCTGAAGCTGCCCCTACCAGAAGCCTGAGCACTCTGGATTTAGTGGCCCTGGGTTTGGGTCACACAGTGGGTGTAGGTGTGTATGTCCTGGCTTGTGAGGTGGCCAGCAATCAAGCAGGACCATCCACTATGATCTGCTTTTTGATGGCCGGTCTATCTTCTGTGTTGGCCGGGCTGTGTTTTGCAGAGTTTGGTGCCCGGGTTCCCTATTCTGGCTCTGCATATCTCTACAGTTATGTCACTGTAGGTGAACTCTGGGCTTTCATCACTGGCTGGAACCTCattctgttttttgttgctgGTATAGCCATCGTGTCCTGTGCCTGGACCTTAGTTTTTGACAACCTCCCTGGGAATGAGATCTCTCAGACCCTGCGTGAGAGCATCTCACCCCATGTCCCCCATGTTTTTGTAGAATATCTTGACTTTTTTGTTGTGGGCCTTGTGTTATTATTCATTGGATTGCTGACTTTGAGGAATAGTGAGATTTTCCTTGTTACCAAAGTGTTCACACTGCTGAAAAttttggttcttgtttttttcatcACCTCTGGCTTCATTAAGGGGGACCTGCACAACTGGAAGCTCACAGAAGCAGACTATGTAAAGGCTGGATTCAATGACACCTCAAGCTTGGGGACTCTGGGGTCTGGAAGATTTGTGCCTTTCGGCTTTGAGGGGATTCTCCGTGGAGCAGCTACCTGTTTCTATGCATTTATTGGTTTTGACAATATTGTTACCAGAGTTAAAGAAGTCCAGAATCACCAGCGTTCCATTCCCATGGGGATTGTGATTTCACTATTCATCAGCTCTTTGATGTATTTTGGAGTCTCTGCGGCACTTACGCTTATGGTGCCTTACTACAAGATTCAACCTGGGAGCACCTTGCCTGAGGCATTTCTTCTTATTGGCTGGGCCCCTGCCTACTATGTTATAGCTTTTGGATTCCTCTGTAGTCTTTCTGCCAGCCTCTTGGGCTTTATGTTCCCCATACGTCAGGTAATACATGTGATGGTGAAGGATGGCCTCCTGTTCCCTGTCCTTGCCAGGATCCATACTGGCACATACACCCGCATTGTGGCCACTGTGATCTTTGGCATTATTGCAGCAATCATGACATTCTTTTTTGGACTCACTGATCTTGTGGACCTCAGGTCAATTGTGACCCTGCTGACTTACTCCCTGGTGGCAGTTAGTGTTCTCATCCTCCGATATCAGCCTGAGATGCAGAATGAGGGAAATAAAACAGAGGTGCAGGAGGACAATAGACCTTCAGCAGAGCAGCTGACTCTACAGGGACTATTTTTTCCATGCAGCTCCACACCTACTCCACTCTCTGGCCGGATTGTCCGTGTTTACTCCTCACTGCTTGCTCTGCTGCTCACCCTTCTTTGCCTGGTGCTGGCCCGGTGGCCAGTTCTGCTTTCTGGAGACCCACTGTGGATTTCAGTGGTTGTGGTGCTCCTGGTGCTCATCACTGGGCTCACTGGGGTCATCTGGAGACAGCCTCAGAGCTCCAGTCCCCTTTACTTTAAggtccctgctctgcctctcctcccactaCTGAGCATCTTCATGAATATTTACCTTATGATGCAGATGACAGCTGCCACCTGGGCCCGATTTGCTGTCTGGATGCTGATTGGGTTTGCTATCTACTTCAGCTATGGAATCCAACACAGCCGGGTCGCTTAA